A single genomic interval of Rosistilla ulvae harbors:
- a CDS encoding sigma-70 family RNA polymerase sigma factor, translating into MHEDYRDQAVKELRDHLRFAPRSKKLEQAARAEKLLSEIETTKDYPFDLVCFRITDYRPEQPSRRLVHGKDIRHDLRLFVEDVSDAADINADEAAEPVHTVDDLSKMFNVSTKTISRWRDQGLVSRRFVFEGRKRVGFLHSSVEHFVARNKDRVKRGERFSQLSEDEKGEMIERARQMATRGTSLSEVTRRLSARMSRSAETIRYTLKNYDAENPQLAIFPNHRGALTEDDKRAIFQLARRGTTVPQLCKRYGRTRSSIQRILVDMRAARIMELPLDYMFNEDFENAALEPAILGAMPEPEKAPRKLRVPAGLPPYLASLYDVPLLDREQEYYLFRKMNYLKHKANKLREQLTPGNAKTSLMDEIEALYEQAVQTKNKIVQSNLRLVVSIAKRHVGSTDDFFGLVSDGNMSLIRAVEKFDYARGNKFSTYASWSIMKNFARTIPDEFKHRDRFRTTGEEPFLAAQDERKDPIAEESAHQRRQRQVNRILNRLDDREQRIISARFGLGRRNEPQTLKEVGEELGVTKERIRQIEARALSKLREAANAEKIEIDI; encoded by the coding sequence ATGCACGAAGACTATCGCGATCAAGCCGTCAAAGAACTGCGCGACCACCTGCGTTTTGCTCCTCGCAGCAAAAAGCTGGAGCAAGCCGCGCGAGCAGAGAAACTGCTTTCAGAAATCGAGACAACTAAGGATTACCCCTTTGATCTCGTCTGTTTCCGCATCACCGATTATCGCCCCGAGCAACCCTCGCGTCGTTTGGTCCACGGCAAAGATATCCGGCACGACCTGCGTCTGTTCGTCGAAGATGTCTCCGACGCCGCCGATATCAATGCCGATGAAGCAGCCGAACCGGTTCATACCGTCGACGATCTGAGCAAGATGTTTAACGTCTCGACCAAGACGATCAGCCGCTGGCGCGATCAGGGTCTGGTCAGTCGTCGATTTGTCTTCGAGGGTCGCAAACGCGTTGGCTTTCTGCACAGCAGTGTCGAGCACTTCGTGGCTCGCAATAAGGACCGCGTCAAACGCGGCGAGCGGTTCAGCCAGCTGAGCGAAGACGAGAAGGGCGAGATGATCGAACGCGCTCGCCAGATGGCGACTCGCGGCACCAGTCTGTCGGAAGTCACTCGCCGCCTGTCGGCGCGGATGAGCCGCAGTGCTGAAACGATCCGCTACACCCTGAAGAACTACGATGCCGAAAATCCCCAATTGGCGATCTTCCCGAACCATCGCGGTGCATTGACCGAAGATGACAAACGGGCGATCTTCCAATTGGCCCGTCGCGGCACCACGGTCCCTCAGTTGTGCAAACGCTACGGTCGCACGCGCAGCAGCATCCAACGAATCCTTGTCGACATGCGTGCCGCTCGGATCATGGAACTGCCGCTGGACTATATGTTCAACGAGGACTTCGAAAACGCCGCCCTGGAACCGGCGATCTTGGGCGCGATGCCCGAACCGGAGAAGGCGCCGCGCAAGCTACGCGTACCCGCAGGCCTGCCACCTTACTTGGCCAGCCTGTACGACGTGCCGCTACTGGATCGCGAACAGGAATATTACCTGTTCCGCAAGATGAACTACCTCAAGCACAAAGCGAACAAGCTCCGCGAGCAACTGACTCCTGGCAACGCGAAAACGTCGCTGATGGACGAAATCGAAGCCCTTTACGAACAAGCGGTGCAGACGAAAAATAAGATCGTTCAATCGAACTTGCGGTTGGTCGTTTCGATCGCGAAACGACACGTTGGATCGACCGACGACTTCTTTGGTCTGGTCAGCGATGGCAACATGTCATTGATCCGCGCGGTCGAGAAGTTCGATTACGCCCGCGGCAACAAGTTCAGTACTTATGCCAGTTGGTCGATCATGAAGAACTTCGCCCGCACGATTCCGGACGAATTCAAGCACCGCGATCGCTTCCGCACCACCGGTGAGGAACCGTTCCTGGCCGCTCAAGATGAACGCAAAGATCCGATCGCCGAGGAATCGGCGCATCAACGTCGCCAACGTCAGGTCAATCGAATCCTGAATCGCTTGGACGACCGCGAACAACGGATCATCAGCGCTCGCTTCGGTCTGGGACGTCGCAACGAACCGCAGACTTTGAAAGAGGTCGGCGAGGAGTTGGGCGTGACGAAGGAGCGGATTCGTCAAATCGAAGCCCGCGCGTTGTCGAAGCTGCGGGAAGCAGCCAACGCGGAAAAGATCGAGATCGATATCTAA